The Helianthus annuus cultivar XRQ/B chromosome 16, HanXRQr2.0-SUNRISE, whole genome shotgun sequence genome includes a window with the following:
- the LOC110918831 gene encoding dentin sialophosphoprotein-like, whose protein sequence is MSWYAESRGIPIKIDNSGVVVLDYDRDENALTGKSNVSTDKLETPVSSDSEMCSGDSDNYSKVDEQGSSDESDIQVVDSGTSDNEHSTSRNSECDKHSEPSSATPEKSQTVSNIDCSSCEKPESADVRNLEVDEAEEEIFVETISEETHEILELEENGSTEINSTVDSTDETEEEIYAETNSVETPENIVSEEKESVKVNSTEDSTLDPKGSDSEGSISNKAKSTESAPSKKKRSRKNRRPRKKKIQKENPSLMQTEPKLKGKAVDTDSCADSCKAGSSKTKHTPKHSVSNEWKRRDQFSRITQAELDVFFSKRQTCFNCGILGHIARNCVHRPYYSRNMYHQKAMHSHFTKNGPPKARPSDRD, encoded by the exons ATGTCTTGGTATGCTGAGAGTCGGGGTATTCCAATTAAAATTGATAATTCAGGTGTTGTGGTTTTAGATTATGATCGTGACGAAAATGCTTTAACAGGGAAATCTAATGTATCGACTGATAAACTTGAAACACCTGTTTCAAGTGACTCAGAAATGTGTTCTGGTGATTCAGACAACTATTCTA AAGTTGATGAACAGGGATCATCTGATGAATCTGACATTCAAGTTGTAGATTCTGGTACGTCAGATAATGAGCATAGCACTTCTAGAAATTCTGAATGTGACAAACACTCGGAACCAAGTAGTGCAACGCCCGAAAAGAGTCAAACAGTTTCAAACATAGATTGCTCTTCGTGTGAGAAACCAGAATCAGCTGATGTCAGAAACTTAGAGGTTGATGAAGCTGAAGAAGAGATATTCGTAGAAACCATTTCTGAGGAAACTCATGAGATCTTGGAGCTAGAAGAAAATGGATCCACAGAAATCAATTCAACAGTTGATTCAACTGATGAAACTGAAGAAGAGATATATGCGGAAACCAATTCTGTCGAAACTCCTGAGAACATAGTTTCTGAGGAAAAGGAATCTGTGAAAGTCAATTCAACAGAAGATTCAACTCTCGATCCCAAAGGATCAGATTCGGAAGGAAGCATTTCAAATAAAGCAAAGTCTACCGAATCTGCTCCTTCAAAGAAGAAACGATCACGTAAAAACAGAAGACCACggaaaaagaaaattcaaaaggaaAACCCGTCTCTCATGCAAACTGAACCTAAGTTGAAGGGTAAAGCTGTCGATACTGACTCTTGTGCTGACAGCTGTAAAGCAGGTTCCTCCAAGACCAAGCACACTCCAAAGCACTCAGTGTCAAATGAATGGAAAAGACGTGATCAGTTCTCGAGAATAACGCAAGCCGAACTAGATGTCTTTTTCTCAAAAAGGCAgacatgttttaactgtggaattCTGGGACACATCGCAAGAAATTGTGTTCATCGTCCCTACTACTCTAGGAACATGTACCATCAGAAGGCTATGCACTCTCACTTTACTAAAAATGGTCCTCCCAAAGCAAGGCCTTCTGACAGAGACTAG